Genomic DNA from Callospermophilus lateralis isolate mCalLat2 chromosome 11, mCalLat2.hap1, whole genome shotgun sequence:
GTCTTCAGGACTGCCATGGGATTcacatagggttttttttttttttttttttttttaatggatgaaTGGGCCTATGACTGTCCCATCTGTGTCTTTCCATCTTCCTGTGGGAATAGTCAGCTCTGCTCCTGCTGACTCACCATGAGTCTCTGGAATAGAAACATGAGGTGAGAGGAGAATGTGTTTAGGCATTGGGGCTGAGAAGCTCGGCCCACGACTTTTCACAGGAAAAGCTTAACTGTGCTGATGCATCTTCTAGCAAAGATAGTCCAAATAGAGAAACATACTGCCAAGTAATAGCTGGGAAGTGGGGAAGGTCACACTGGAACCAGGAGGCATGTTTCAGCATGAGAGATTTGAAGTGGACCTGTATGCATTTTCTTTCCAATGTGTGTTTTTTTAATCTCTTAGATCTCAAAAGAAGATGGCAAATCCCTTTCCTGTTTTGTCTAAAGTCCCTGGATATGGCTTACAGGTAGGGATGTGGGCTTCTCAAAGGGAGTGACGGTGGGACTGTGACATGTGCCACCTTGACAAACTACAGATAACAGGGAAATTGGACAgtggaggctggggttgctggggaaCAGGCCCACTTCTTATCCCTGAGCTTCTTACATGCCTGAGCGTTCTCTAAGCAAACAGAATCACTTTAGGTATTCTGCCTATCTCTCTGCAGTCAAGatgaaatatatgcattttaAGTGTAGAGGTTAATGGCTTTTTACCTGTGGACATCCCTTCATGTTTTTAACTTTTGATGCTGCCCTCCCTGCTGTCTCTTACTTCCTTAGGCTCTAGTGAAGACCTACGCCAATTTAAGTGGTGGGGTGGGTACTTAGGaggttttttttggtggggggtggcAGGTGGTGGCGGTccaggggattgaacctagggatgctctaccactgaactatatccccagccctttttattttgagaccagggcatgctaagttgccgaggctgacaTCAAACTTACAatctttctgcttcagcctcttgagttgccaggattacaggcatgtgccaccatacctggctgttTTAGGGTATCCTGAGATAACTGTTCAAATTTTTTATGCTTTTCTGTAATTATTGTGAATTTCTTACAAAAttgattatttcattttaaattttttttggtcctggggattaaacCAAGGGGATGTTTAGGCGTTTAACCACTAAGTGACATCCGCAgcccttatattttattttgaaaaagggtctcactaagttgctcagagccttgctaaattgcctaggttAGCTTTgtgcttgcgatcctcctgcttcagcctcctaagttgctgggatttcaggcatgcgccaccgcgcccagctgattttattcttttccttGTTTTATTGCATTGCCTTTTGAACTACTGGATTTTCCTTTGAATAGCTTTTTTTCACCCCCCCCCCCTTCCTTCTCTTAATGATACAGGTCAGGGACTCTGACCGTAACCAGGGACAACAGGGTGCTCTGATGGCTGGGCAGAAGGGAGCGTATGGGATGAAGAACCGTTCCCGGTCTAGAAGCTCCTCGAACTCACCCCTTAGAAACACCAGCAGGAAGAGCAATAGAGAAGCAGGGTCCCGGGACAAGAGGTCTCAATCCCTAGGCAGAAGGTCACGGTCCCCAAGGCCCAGCAAACTGTGAGTATGGAAATTCATTGTGGTATAAACTGTGACTGCAGGGGCCTGGTCACAGTGGTATTTTCTTTTGGTGATGTCCACCCATCAGCTTTCCTAAATGTCTTTGCTTTATTACTtccttcatattattttttaaactttaatgtAAGCTTTCAGCCCCTACAACcacatatttataggaatatattaCACTGGTACAATATCCTTTCTCTCATCTTTCTTATGGATTAGTTTTAagctctttttttattatttgaagaATAATCTCTGGAAAATAATCTCTGTGTCCATTACAGGCACAACTTTAAGGCAAACAGGAGAGAGAGGGACCAGACTAAGAGCCCATCACCTAAAAAGGAGGTCTATCAGAGGCGGCATGCTTCTGGATATACCAAGTAAGTTATGAGGGCAGTAGATTAACTTCATATTCTGTAGGCCCTAACCTAGGAGTGGCCTACAGCAGGGCAAGTGGGTAATCTATATGACCTGTTTGCcacaccaactcttatttatctgGTCAACTTTTAATAGTCTTCCCCCACTCTCATACCTTGTTAGACACATTGAAAGGACAAAGTCAATAGTGTTGATCTAATAAAAACTTTAAGTGAGACTCTTTCATCATATATTGGTCTGGCAGTACTCATAGAAGTTTTCACCCAGAagtctattttttagttgtcaatggagtaTTTATTTATTGCggctctgaggattgaacccagggtctcacgcatgccaggcaaacactgtaccattgagccacaactccagccctcaccTAGaagcctttttaaatattttggcttttttacttttcttttcttccttttttttttttaataacacgatttattttttatgtggtgctgaagatcgaacctatAGCCTCGCGCGTGCTAGAtgtacactctaccactgagccacaaccccagcccggcttttttacttttcatactggggattaaacccagggcattttaccactgagtatcatcccagtccttttttttttttggtactagggattgaactcaggggcactcaaacactgagccacatcccagccctattttgtattttatttagagacagggtctcactgagttgtttagcacctcacttttgctgaggctggctttgaacttgcgagtggaattacaggcgtgcaccaccgtgcctggctttttgagacagggtcttgttatgttgccaaggctggccttaagCTTGCAAGAGGTCTTTATGTTATTTGATTGttccttgtttctcttttttacttTGAAGTGCTGGGCATATAACCCagaaccttgtgcatgctagacaagagctCTACCATCCACCTCTGATTGTCTCATTTTAAAAACCTCCTAGCCTCACTAAATGCTGTAATATATTTTATCTGagtgagattttattttattttattttttttgcagtacttgaattgaactcagggcctcactcaggctaggcaagtgctctaccatgagctatatccccagctcgagtgagattttaattatttgatttggggggtattggggattgaacttggtgaCATTCAACCATGGAGCgacatcccctgccctattttgtattttttaaatttagagagagagtctcaccgagttgcttagcatctcacttttgctgaggctggctttgaactctcaatcttcctgcctcagcctcccaaactgctgggattacaggcatgtgccaccacacctggctttgagtgagatttttaaaagttttgttttgtgctttgtcttttcctaatttcccttttctgtttgttttggtgTCTGTCATTCATTTTTTTGAGGCTTTCCTGAACTGTCTGGTGATATTTCACTTTGCATTCATATTTAAGAGTGAGGTATAAAAAAGCTGAAACACTGTACCCACAGGGGTTTGTCTATTGGTAGGTGATTGGGTAGAGTTGAACTGTTTTTTCAGCTGGGACTCTCAGCTGTCAGTAACTTTGATTCTTTTGTTAGGGACTGGTAAatttctccagaaaaaaaaaaatcctctagtTGCCTGATCCTGGCTGCTGGCATTCTGAAAGAGTCACAGATCCCATCAGGGACTGGGAGTCTCAGTGTGGAGCATGTGGGCTTCACTTCATCCTCTTTGCAGTGGCCTTGCCAACTTTCTGTGCTGTGCCTGATGCTTCTGAATCTTCTTTTCTCCTGTATGGTTCAGTTTCTCCAGAGGGTAAACCACAGGGTCTCCTATAGATGTTTGGCAGAGTAATCTCCAGCTTCAAGTTTTGGTTGGGAATCCAGGGATATCTCAGTTGCCTCTGGCAAGCCTTTTTTGCAGGGGGTTgggggtaccaggggttgaacccagggatgctttaccactgagctatatccccaaccatttttatttatttatttattttgagacagggtctcgctaggtTGTTTatagcctcgctaaattgctgaggctggctttgaactttcaatcctcctgcctcagtctcccaagctgctgagattataggtgtgtgccaccatgcccaactgccAAGATTGTGAGATTCTAAAAGTGTTTAAAATTTGGGTGAAAACACCTGACCAAGATGTTAAGAGGAGCCAATGcttgcctgtaatttcagtgacttggGACAATCCTAAATTCAAGGTCAgacttggcaacttagacccagtcaaaaaataataaagggttaaagttgtagctcagtggtagagcacctttgagttcaatccccagtacctctgcACCACACTACGTTAGTAGGAGGGAAACTCATGCTGGACATGGCACTGCTCTGGCCATTTCCTTGGAGAAAGCCATGGGCTGGAGAGCTTGGGTCCTGCCTGACCTTTGTCTCCCTGTGCTGCTtctgggatttttgctaggagtgAGGTAGAATTGATAGGATGGTTTTTGTGTTCAACAGAAAACTCTCAGCAGAGGAATTGGAACGAAAACGGCAGGAGATGATGGAAAATGCTAAgtggagggaagaggagaggctgAACAGCCTCAAAAGGCACGCTAGGGAGGACGAACGGGAACGGAGGCTGGAGAAGCTAGACTCCCGGGATGGGAAGTTCATCCAGTGAGTACATTTCTTCCTGCCTGGGGCTCCATGGGATTGTTCTCAAGGAGAGAGTCTAACAGTGGGGTTCAGTGTGTTCCAGGTGTTGCTGTGTCTGCAGGGAGAATATGGAGCTCAGCTTTAGGACCACCTTTTTTACCACTCGTACCTTCTGGCCAGATAGTGGGAGGTTTTTGATTTGGAAGAGGGAGAAGTGAATAGTATTTTCTCTAAATCTCTGAAATTCTTTGGCAtttcttatttattaatttattttagttgttgaaggaccttttattttattcatttatttatatgtggtgctgagaatcaaacccagtgcctcacacatgctaggcaagtgctctacggctgagccatgaccccagccctgcATTTCTTTTAAATAAGAATTAATGGCTCAGAaagtctttttttcccaatgagacTTTATTTTCAAAAGCAGATGAATTTTCTCTTatggacatttaaaaaatttggtTCCAGATGGATTCACTTGAAAATTTTCTATGTGGGCTTAAAAGAGCTTGTTTCTACAGTTGCTTTAAggctagcaacctgtttcttctaATTCTGCCAGACCTGACCAATTGAcaaatgtttttaatttccattccCCCTGTCTTCTCTTCCTAGCCGCATGAAGCTAGAGAGTGCATCTACTTCCTCCCTGGAGGATCGGGTGAAACGGAATATCCACTCTCTACAGAGAACCTCAGTGGCTCTGGAGAAGAACTTTATGAAAAGATGAAAAACATTCTTTTTCTTATTGGTTTTCCTGAATTTTTCAGGGAGGCTGCTAACCCCTTAAAAATTCTCTTTATAAGAGTTCAGTGACTTCTTCCACAGATTTCAAACCACCACTGTTCAAAGTGACTCTTGTCCATCAATTCCTGAAATACTTTGCTTCCTTTGTGAATCAGTGTGACCTGATTATGAGATCCTAAGTAGCTTTTGCAGTATGCagagtgggttttagattctgttTTAATGGGCAGGCACTGAGCCATACCATTGGGAATATTCATCTTGCTCTGGAAAGTGGCCTGCTGGGTTTGTGATGCTTATGACACCTCTTTCCTCACACTTGTGTAAATAGACCTATTTCACTGCCTCAGGATAGATCATACCATTCTGATCTCTCTCCAGAGCCACTTGGATAGATTGTGCTAACTGGGATACATGAAtttatttgatctagtaaataaTATAACAGAATGATGTCAGATTAGGGAACAGCCAAGAGAGTGACAAAGGACCTGGAAGAGAATACAAAAAGCTCTAAGTGAACTGTTAACTATTTGGTTTGTAAAAGTATAATGTGTATATGTacaaatgtatatttttttacatgctttaaaaaaaaagtttagcttTGTGAGAGTATCTTGTTTGCTAAGTGATTTTATTATGTAATATAGTACAGCCACATTGAACCTTGTGAGTGGCGCAGCTTATTTTTCTCTGAATAGGGCACATTTAGGCTATCTATCTGATCTCCCTGCTCCGAGTCTCCCATGTGTGAGCAGTGCAGCAGTGTAGGCAAGTTTTTAGGAGTCAGGACCACATTGCTATTATGTTCCCTGctcctaaaagaaaataaaatggaagcTGTTTATTACATGGCTTCTTTTTTTAATCATGTACAATGCTAGATTTTCAGGGGTTGTTTCCTACTATTTtgtagctattaaaaaaaaaaaaaaaaagttcccccaaacaaaaacaaactcaaGTGGCCACTTCCCTGTTTTAACTGCTTTTCCCTTTATTCCTTCACCAGAAGCCCTCATTTGACAGGGATTTCCTAGGCAATTTTTTGttaaactttttttgtttttatttgtaagtgaacacgatatctttatttcatttttatgtgatagatcgaacccagtgcctcacaagtgctaggaaagcattctctaccactgagctacaacccgcaTTCCCTCCTAGGCACTTCTGAGTCACAAGTTAGCTGAACTATTTCTTTGTTCTTCTAACTTCTAATTCTGGTTaaaatgtatttggatttttatttttgagcacTTATGATGCCAGACACTAATGCTTTAAAAAAGTTTTGCCCAGAGAGAATTTAACATACTTTTGTTATTCATTAATCACCTCATTCTACTGCCCTATGCTACAGTTAATTATGGTTTTTATTACTTGGTAATAAAGGTTACATTTATTTTTGTAACTGTCAAGAGTAGCCACGTGGATCACCGAGTTTTCTTACTCCCGTTATAGAAAGAATGTTGACCCATGGTTTGTGTCGAATATATAGAGATCCTTGTCTTATGTAACAGAACGTGGGCCGTTTACTTAGATTTCACGAACTAAGCCAGAAAATAAGACGATTAGTAGGGTATGTGTCTGAAGGTGCCCACAGGTTCTTAACTTGACCCTTGGGGCGCAGGAGAACTGGAGACAGGTGGGTGGGCGCGGGGCCCATTCATAAACCCAGGGTTCCCAGCTGCCCCTCTCATTGGCCCTGGGGGAAAGGGGCGTGCCCCACGGGTGGAGTGTGCCCTGGGCCTTGGGGAGTGGGAAAATCCACGCTTGGGTGGAGCGAGGGGGCGTTCCTTGGTTTTCCAGGCTGGACTTCCTTTTCCCCTTGCTGTGTTCCTCCTCGCTCCCCCGGGGTGGGGATGGTACGTCCCACCCTCCTCGCATTCCCGCCCCTCCTCCTTTCCCGAAGCAGTGGCGTCGCCGCCATCTTGGCACCTCAGGTTGAGGGAACGAGCCAAGCCCGGGCTTTTGAAGGGGGGGGGGTAGGACAGGGAGTTCCTCCCGCGGTACACAGTGAGACCTGcccatccctcctcctctccctgctcCGGCCCCGGGTTCTGAGGCTTGCGGAGGCCGGCGGGATTCCTGTCAGGCCCTGGGAGGAGGAGCGGTACCACCCGGGTGGGGAACAGGGCCTGGTGACGACGGGGCGGTGGCACCGCCTGGGGGCGGGGTGCGGGAGCGGCCAGCTCcctggggcggggcggggcggacgGGGAGGGCGGGGCGTGGGGCGGACGGAACCaacggggtggggtggggaggtaaCGGGACGGGCGCGACCATGGCGCGGTGAGGCAGCGGGGGTGGGGATCGGTCTGGGGGAGGCCTGGGGCCGCTGGCTTGTGCGCTGTCTTCGCCGCCCCCCCtttcgccgccgccgccgccgccccggGCATGTCGTCCAACTGCACTAGCACCACGGCGGTGGCGGTGGCGCCGCTCAGCGCCAGCAAGACCAAGACCAAGAAGAAGCATTTCGTGTGCCAGAAAGTGAAGCTATTCCGGGCCAGCGAGCCGATCCTCAGCGTCTTGATGTGGGGGGTGAACCACACGGTAACCAGCTCCTCCGCTTGTCCGCTTGCCCCTGGCCCTCGCCCCGCGGGCCCCGAGGGTGACGCCTGCAGCCCCTGGCCAAGCCACTTGCACGCACCCCCGCCCACCCTTGCTTGCCATCCGGCCGCGGTGCACTCCCCGAACGCCACGCGAGGCCTGGTGTCTCCGCGGTGTGCGGTCGCGGTCTTCCCTCCAGCCCCTCTGGCTTCCTGCGTCCGTGTGCTCGTTTCGGGCTACCCCTGGAGCTCAGAGGGAAGGCCTGGCTGCAGCGGAATCCCTTTGGTCCCCTCTGACTCGCTTCTCATCTCACCCTGTTGGTTACATGTGTATTCCTCCTTGCCCCTTGTAGGGCAAGTGATCCTTGCCGGATCATTGTCCCGTTGACAGGGCAAGTGGCACTGGCCTGCGTTAATATTCCTCTGTGTATAGTCATTTGGTTGGGGTAGCTGCTCAAAGTTTCCCATCCTCCAGGCCTACTTACCCCTACTATGGAAATCTCCctggatttgtttttttcttgaacgAGATGTATCGACTGGAGAAGCACAGGTTCTTTGGAGTACAGACACGGTATTAGGGTCCTTCTGGAAGAGGGAGGAGAGTAAGTGTAACAGTCTTGAGAGTAGTAGAGGCCTGATTATAAGGACTATTCATAATTTAAATACTGTGTCTTCCCTATTCTGTGGTGTTCATTTCAAAGACTGACTTTTCTACTTTATGGTTCTCAAGGATGTACTAATGGTGACTGTTGTCCATCAGCTTTGGATCTTGGGGTGTTTTGAGATTGTCCATCAGCTCTGCCAGGAAGTTGGATCTGGATACAGAATTTGAGCTGGGTGACTTTTTTAGAGCTGTTTGTTTAGGGTCTGTCTTCTCTTCTAGACACTTGCTCTTTGCCTTCTGACCATTTCTTTGTGAGTTCCTACACTGGGAATGAGTAGAGGAAGTAAAAAGACCTGAAGCACCACCTTTGCCAGCTATAAGTTTGGAATGAGGAAAATGAAGTTTTGGGTtttctgtggatttcaattctttAGATTCCCTGGTTTTTCTGAACTCTTGAAATTAGACCAAATGATGAGTAGGGACCCAAGACTTTGCTTTGTTTTGGTAGAGGAGCTAGATGTCGCTTTGGCTGGAGGTTGATGAACCATAGCCTGAGCCGTGGTTTTATGTGATACATCTGATATAGAAAAGCACATGTTATATGTGAAGTCTTAGTTGGTCATGGGTAGATTGTCTTTCATTGTCATTACTGGGATTAGTGAGGGTCCTGGCAGGGTAGTGAGTACACTGGTTTAATGTTCAGACCTCTAGGAGCTGCTTTGGGCCAACAATCCAGCAGAATTTGCTCCTCCTGCTTCCTGCTGCCACCAGGGTCATCTGGCAACATTTTGTGGGAAACTGGGTCATCAAAATGTGAACCCGGTGTCCCTTTCTGGAAGTCATTCCTTGATTTTATTCTCTATCCTGCATCTCACTAGAAAGCATTATGTCTCTGTAGAGAACTGGGAGAAGCCTAAGTCTGGAATAGCTGGAAGGAACTTGGGTCCTGTGTGAAAGAGTAGCTTGCCTGTGATTACAGCAAGAGATGGAGTTCATTGTCCAGCACATAGGGCTCTGTTTTCTTTGCCTCCTgttccttttcctcacatcccagGATAGATGGGAGCTATAGTCTtgctagaaaatctgaatatgtgTTCTGGGGTGTGTGCTTGTGCATGCCGTTTCCTGAGAGTGGTGCTTTGTTTGCTGCTAGATAGGCAGCGAGTCTGCCCAGGCAATGAGATGAAAGCCTTTGAATGGCAGATGGACACGGTATTCACCTTCTTCTTTGCCAACTTTAAAACAGTTTGATGCTGGAtgtagtggcacatgcttgtgatcccagcaattcagaaggctgagataggaggatagcaagttggaggccatcctgggcaactaaGCGAGACCgtatctcaaaaattaaaaaataaagggttGGAAGTCTAACTCAATGATAAAAGTGCAGTTAAGAAAGTTTGAGGAGCTAGCTGGAAAGGCATTGACTTTTAAGCAAGAGCCATGCATCTAAATATGAATGAGTATACCTGGGTGGGATGGATATAGAGCACCACTGCCCTGGACAGGTAAGCTTTGGAGGTGAGTTAGTCTCTTGTTTTATTGCTTCATTCTGATCTACAAGAAGGTGTAATTTAGTGTCCCCATCTGGGAAGTGGAGACACATGCTCAGAAGAATATAAAATCTTGCAATTCTCTTGGGGATCAGGGCTACTTGGTTTTGGTGGATCAAACCTTTCTTGGAGGTTTCCTTCCTTCAGAAGCCTGATGTCACAACTTTTTTCCATCTGAGTTTTCAGATATCCTCTCTCCTTTGATTCCTTACCATTTAAGCATCTAGGTATACTGGTCTATGGTAAATCAAATATTAAGGATGGATGTcattttttctgctttttttttttttttttggtgctggggatttaacctagAGATACTTCtactgaaccacagccccagccctttttattttgagacagggtcttgtcaaGTTGCTTAAGTCTTCACTATATTTCTGAGTCTGTCTttaaatttgcgatcctcctatctcagcctcctgagttgctaggattataggtgtgtggcaCTGTACCTGACTGGTTATGTCAAAAACTGGCAAAAGCCAGTTATCCTCTCATGAGACAGTTGGTTTAATTCTAGGTGGAAAAAGAAAGGTCTTTGAactcagtgtttttttttattgtttttaatatttattttttagtttttggtagacacagcatctttattttatgtggtgctgaggatcaaacccagcgccccgcgcataccaggcaagcgcattaccgcttgagccacatccccagccctgaactcAGTGTTTTTAAAGGAGTTCTTCTCATGGACAAGAGAGGCAGCCCCTGGACTTTGTGTAGGAAGAGTGTAGTGAAAACGAGGTGAAAATTCAGAAGACTTTGGACCTGTCGGGGGAGAATAGTAAAGAGAGAAACCCAGTTTTAGTGGATGAAATAACAGTTCAGAGGGTCTGGAATTAGGGAAGAAATATCTGGGAAGAAGTATGGAAACCAGGAAGGCTGATGTGATCTAATGCTTTTGGGCTTTTTAGGAACCAGGTATGGGTGTAACTTTACCAATATGATCAGAGGAGTAAGAGCAGTTGATGGTACCCATTTGAGAAACTGCAAGATTTTTCTCCAGAGCAGCTACATCA
This window encodes:
- the Cwc25 gene encoding pre-mRNA-splicing factor CWC25 homolog, yielding MGGGDLNLKKSWHPQTLRNVEKVWKAEQKHEAERKKIEELQRELREERAREEMQRYAEDVGAVKKKEEKLDWMYQGPGGMVNRDEYLLGRPIDKYVFEKMEEKEGGCSSETGLLPGSIFAPSGANSLLDMASKIREDPLFIIRKKEEEKKREVLNNPVKMKKIKELLQMSLEKKEKKKKKEKKKKHKKHKHRSSSSDRSSMDDEPSRGRSQKKMANPFPVLSKVPGYGLQVRDSDRNQGQQGALMAGQKGAYGMKNRSRSRSSSNSPLRNTSRKSNREAGSRDKRSQSLGRRSRSPRPSKLHNFKANRRERDQTKSPSPKKEVYQRRHASGYTKKLSAEELERKRQEMMENAKWREEERLNSLKRHAREDERERRLEKLDSRDGKFIHRMKLESASTSSLEDRVKRNIHSLQRTSVALEKNFMKR